The genomic interval ATTTAGAGAAGGAACCCCCAAAAGTCATTAAAGCTGGAGAGCACCTCCAAGCTCACCTGCTCCAAcagtcccccccccaaccagtgtcacccactacCGTGTCCCTAAGTCCCGGCCCCGCACAgcaccaccccaaaaccagaccctacatctgagagcactgtccaaatgctcctCGAGCTCCATCAGGCTCGGTGTCATGACCacgtccctgggcagcctgtcccagtgcccgaccacccctgggtgcagaaccttccCCTAACCCCCaccctgaccctcccctgtcccagctccatgccgttccccCAGGTTCTGTCACCGTCCCcggggagcagagctcagcgcctgcccctccgctcccctcagcctcctctgggCTGAACAAGCCGAggcacctcagccgctcctcatacacTGcaccctccagacccttcatcCTCttatagccctcctctggatgctaacagttttatatcctTATGTTGCAGCAcccaaaaaaatgcacacagtgCTCAAAGCTAcgccagagcagagcaggacaatcccttcctcCTTGCCCCCATGTTGCTCCCCACCCACAGCCCCAAAGGTCCCACCACCTCCTCGGGACCCCCATGTCCCCGCAGGCCCCAAGAACCGCTGTGGGGCAGCTTCCCCCAGCACAACCCCTCACCCGCTGGGCCGGGAAGGTCGGCGCTGCGCTGGGCGCGGTGCCCTTCGTTATGCCTGGCCACGGCCCCTCAGCGCCGCATGAGCAGTGGCAGGGTCAccttcccaccccagcaccacggGCACAGCCCGCCCCGGCTGGAAAGCAccgtccccagcagcagcgagATCTAGGGCCAGCGATGGGGACCCTCTCGCTGGCGTCAGGCCTGGTGGTGGCCCCCatgggctgggtgctgctgctggccgccACGGCCACCCCTCGCTGGCGGGAGCTGCCCCAGCGGCCTGGGTACCCCCGCGACGTCTCCTTCAGCGACGGCCTCTGGGAGAGCTGCGTGGAGGTGCTGGCCCAGCCGGGCCCAGCCTGCCGCTCGTTCCCGGAGGACGCAGCCCGGTTCTGGCCCGTGCTGGTGCTGAGAGCTGCCACCGTGGgctcgctgctgctgggggccgtGGCGTACGCCCTGGCCATGCTGGGGGCGCGGTGGTGGGCTCCCCCGCCGCGGCGCAACCTGGTGGCCTCTGCCGGGCTCCTGCTGATGCTGGCGGGCGCCGTGTACCTGGGCGCCGCTTCCTACGTGGCTCACCGGGTGCTGCAGGACTTGGCCAGCCCGCAGACCCCCCCGGCGGACCGCTTCCACCTGGGGACGTGTCTCTACCTGGGCTGGGGCGGCGGAGGGGCGGAGGTGCTGGCCGGCCTCTGCTTGGCCACCAATTTCTGCAGGAAGAGCGGGTTCGTCGCCGGGCCGGATGCTGCCCCTTACGAGGTGGATTACTGAGGTGCTGGGACGGAGCGGGTCCCACTGCGGGTCCCGTGGGGACCATGCTGCTCGCCATGGGGTCACGGTGGCTCCTCAGCCTCCCACCGTGGGACCAGAGCCCCTGGACACCCCTGGGGTTGTCACTGGGTGGGGAAGGTGGATTCATTCCCCATCTTTACCTCTTCGCTGGTAGTTTTTCACTTGAAATGAAGCCGGTGTTGACGCTTCCTTGCCTGCTACTTGATTGTGGTCTAATTCTTACACAGGCTTTAGCCGAATAAAGAGCATCCGCACATCCAGCTGTGGCTCCTCTGTCAGGGGCCGGGTGGCACAGGGAGGGGCAAGACCTTTctgccacctccttccccaggaGGACGGTGGCACATGGCCTGAGTGGGGGCTGGTTGTCGCTGCAGGGACACTTCTGCACCAGGAAAACCAAGGCACAACCAGCCCTCACCGACACggtttttatttacagaagagAGCCCAGCTAGAGGCACCACGCCGGCACACGGCGGGAGCGTGTTCCTCCAGGAATAGGCCCCCATTGTGAACATGTGGCCGAGGCAAAACGTCCTTGGAAAAAGCAAGGCCATCCCTGCAACGTCCCGCTCCCGTGGGCGATGTAGCAGAAGGGGTCAGAGCCTTCAGATCTGCCACAAATCCTGCCACGCACCCACCCCAGGGCGGGCAGAGCACCGGCAGCACCATGAGTTTTATGGAGAATGCTTGATGCCAGACAGGTCCTGGGGGTGTCAGGGTTTGGCTGCCTCTCCTGGGGAGCTCTGCTCGGCCTTGGGGTCTCCACCGCCGCCGCCCTGGCCCTGCCGCTGTGCCCAgcactcctgcagctcctggtaCAGGTCCTGGTGCTCTTCCTTCCAGCGCCTGAACTTCTCCGAGGTGAGCGTGTCGTCGTCCAGCAGCTGCTCGAGGGCCTGCAGCTCCGCCAGCTTCGCCTGCCAAGGGAAGAGGCGGTTTTTGGGGCAGccgtgcaggggctggggaagggccgggggctgcgggctccCACCTTGAGCGTGCTCTGCAGGGCCCGCACCGCGTGCACTTTCTCGTTGACGTGGGGGTTCTTGTTGCGCCGGATGAAGGACTTGCGGCACTGCTCCTGCGTCAGGAACCGCTGCCGCCCGATGAGGGACACCCCCCCCTGCTTCAGGCACTGCATCAGGCTCTCGAGGTCCTCCTCGCCGGGCTCTGGGCGAGAAGATGGGCACCATAGCACGGCGCAGCCCTGAAACCCTGCAGGGCCGCCTCTGCCTGCGACCCTGTTGTGAGAGCATCCCACATCCAAAGGGGGGACTGGACCAGAGATTAAAACGGGGGTGAAGACACAAAAATGCAGCCCAACAGTGCTGCAAGGACTCGATTTACCCCCCTCCCTTGCACACATACATGCAAAAGGGTGGCTGTGAATTCAGTCACAGGGTGACAGGGAATGGGACCCCATTTAGCACAGGGCATGgagcccccacatcccccagcaccTACCCTCGGGtgaccggggccgggggctgccctgggggctgctggctgtgctgctggattCGCCGCTGGTCGGGAAGAGCTGGCCTTTTTCTGGGGTGTTTTGCAGCCTTTTCTTTGGCTGCAGGAGAGACAGGGCGGGAGGTGAGACAAGGAcctcccgtcccctccctgGATGTCCCTTAGGGCCACTCACCGAGTCACAGCCCTGCCGGGGAGATTCGTCATCGGGGTCCTCGGCTTCTGTCTCGCTGTAGCAGTCTGGAGGCCACAGGGGAGGACGGTGGGAGCAGAGAGAGCAGGAGGTCCTGGGGTGGTCccagcagcggggcagggacccccatcccccccaggGGCTGAGCAtcaccccagcacccctcctCTCAAAGAACATTTCTCACTTTTTCCCCAAACCGTGGGCAaagctcccagtgctcccacccacagctcccagcagggtCCCTGTATCCCCGGGCAGGGCCGTGTTAC from Anser cygnoides isolate HZ-2024a breed goose chromosome 24, Taihu_goose_T2T_genome, whole genome shotgun sequence carries:
- the LOC125183890 gene encoding claudin-19-like gives rise to the protein MGTLSLASGLVVAPMGWVLLLAATATPRWRELPQRPGYPRDVSFSDGLWESCVEVLAQPGPACRSFPEDAARFWPVLVLRAATVGSLLLGAVAYALAMLGARWWAPPPRRNLVASAGLLLMLAGAVYLGAASYVAHRVLQDLASPQTPPADRFHLGTCLYLGWGGGGAEVLAGLCLATNFCRKSGFVAGPDAAPYEVDY